The Fretibacterium sp. OH1220_COT-178 genome includes a region encoding these proteins:
- the iadA gene encoding beta-aspartyl-peptidase — protein MLLIENANILSPAPLGLGTLVVVGERIAAVHPAGAAGELRQHMERLGPEVTVLDAQGAKVLPGVIDRHVHFNGAGGEGGPRFRTPPLQLSSFVRAGVTSAVGLTGTDGTCRGLRDLLMKARGLEEEGLSTWILTGSYAVPSPTLTGGVMDDLCLIDKVIGLKIALSDHRSSHPTVEELRRAVSDARVGGMLAGKAGTVCVHMGSEPSAFDPLLAAIEGTDVPLAQFAPTHVSRSEALLERAVEYGLRGGNLDITAAPGERPVFGLPTRRAVKRLLAGGVAAERITLSSDGNGSMPRFDAGGKLVGMGIGPIDSVLACVLELMEDPEVGPEKAVGMATSHVADQLCLPRKGRLKEGCDADILVLDGNDALRHVVARGRVMMRDGGVLARGTFETQE, from the coding sequence ATGCTGCTGATCGAAAACGCGAATATCCTCTCCCCAGCCCCCCTCGGGCTGGGGACGCTTGTGGTCGTGGGGGAGAGGATCGCCGCCGTGCACCCCGCCGGCGCCGCCGGGGAGCTGAGGCAGCACATGGAGCGACTCGGCCCGGAGGTCACGGTGCTCGACGCGCAGGGGGCCAAGGTGCTGCCCGGCGTGATCGACCGCCACGTGCATTTCAACGGCGCGGGCGGCGAGGGCGGGCCCCGATTTCGGACGCCGCCGCTTCAGCTCTCCTCGTTCGTCCGGGCCGGGGTCACCTCGGCGGTGGGGCTCACGGGGACCGACGGCACCTGCCGGGGCCTGCGCGACCTCCTGATGAAGGCGCGCGGACTGGAGGAGGAGGGGCTGAGCACCTGGATCCTGACGGGCAGCTACGCCGTCCCCTCCCCCACGCTGACGGGCGGCGTGATGGACGACCTCTGCCTGATCGACAAGGTGATCGGGCTCAAGATCGCCCTGTCGGACCACCGAAGCTCGCACCCCACGGTGGAGGAACTGCGCCGGGCCGTCTCCGACGCCCGCGTCGGCGGGATGCTGGCCGGCAAGGCCGGGACGGTCTGCGTCCACATGGGCTCGGAGCCGTCGGCCTTCGACCCCCTGCTCGCCGCCATCGAGGGGACGGACGTACCGCTGGCGCAGTTCGCCCCCACCCACGTCTCGCGCAGCGAGGCGCTGCTGGAGAGGGCCGTGGAGTACGGGCTGCGGGGCGGCAACCTCGACATCACCGCGGCCCCCGGGGAAAGGCCCGTGTTCGGGCTCCCGACGAGGCGGGCCGTGAAGCGCCTGCTGGCCGGCGGCGTGGCGGCGGAGCGCATCACCCTCAGCTCCGACGGCAACGGCAGCATGCCCCGCTTCGACGCGGGCGGCAAGCTCGTCGGCATGGGGATCGGCCCCATCGACTCCGTCCTCGCCTGCGTGCTCGAGCTGATGGAGGACCCCGAGGTGGGGCCGGAAAAGGCCGTCGGCATGGCGACGAGCCACGTGGCCGACCAGCTCTGCCTGCCCCGCAAGGGGCGCCTGAAGGAGGGCTGCGACGCCGACATCCTGGTCCTGGACGGGAACGACGCCCTGCGCCACGTCGTGGCCAGGGGGCGCGTGATGATGCGGGACGGGGGGGTGCTGGCCAGAGGGACGTTCGAGACGCAGGAGTGA
- the nhaC gene encoding Na+/H+ antiporter NhaC, with translation MSNVSTPSAKTKEIGLSGALGIFGTILLIIVAGRLAFGFDVALLLMFCGMFTTAMFCFRYGYSWNELFDGGVVPMVARATGAIMILLTVGPLIAVWMASGTIPYLIYTGLKLLSPKVFLPAAFLICCLSSCFTGTSWGTAATFGVAFIGIAQGLGVSLPATAGAIVAGAYFGDKLSPVSDTTVLAAAVAEVEVVDHIRSMLWTTVPAFLIGLGIYAYIGSQGVGELDMSQVDAIVGAIGKTFRLTPLSLIPPFVVLALAYKRYPTLPVLWVAIVVSIPLALLQGYDLTTTVKFMASGPKIATGLEALDKLLSRGGLAFMSGSVVVVFFAYLFAGQLEYTGTFRTLCESLRARFIGNSRGRFVMSASLTGILTGLGTGNSYLSEIVPGTMYKDLCDEMNISRRVLSRTLEDSGTVVVPLIPWSAAGIYMSTVLGVSVVEYAPWAVLCYAGFLTAWFYGFTGIGIWPSELKKQA, from the coding sequence GTGTCCAACGTTTCAACCCCAAGCGCAAAGACAAAGGAAATCGGGCTCAGCGGAGCACTGGGCATCTTCGGCACCATCCTGCTCATCATCGTCGCGGGACGCCTCGCCTTCGGCTTCGACGTCGCGCTCCTGCTGATGTTCTGCGGGATGTTCACGACGGCGATGTTCTGCTTCCGCTACGGCTACTCCTGGAACGAGCTCTTCGACGGAGGGGTCGTGCCCATGGTGGCCCGGGCCACGGGCGCCATCATGATCCTGCTGACCGTGGGGCCGCTGATCGCCGTCTGGATGGCCTCGGGGACCATCCCCTACCTCATCTACACCGGCCTCAAGCTGCTGAGCCCTAAGGTCTTCCTGCCCGCGGCGTTCCTCATCTGCTGCCTCTCCTCCTGCTTCACGGGGACCTCCTGGGGCACCGCCGCGACCTTCGGCGTCGCCTTCATCGGCATCGCGCAGGGGCTCGGCGTCTCCCTGCCCGCGACGGCGGGCGCCATCGTCGCCGGCGCCTACTTCGGGGACAAGCTGAGCCCCGTCTCCGACACGACGGTCCTGGCCGCGGCCGTCGCCGAGGTGGAGGTGGTGGACCACATCCGCTCCATGCTCTGGACCACCGTCCCCGCCTTCCTGATCGGCCTGGGGATCTACGCCTACATCGGCTCGCAGGGCGTGGGCGAACTCGACATGTCGCAGGTCGACGCCATCGTCGGCGCCATCGGCAAGACCTTCCGCCTGACCCCGCTGTCCCTGATCCCTCCGTTCGTGGTCCTGGCCCTGGCCTACAAGCGCTATCCGACCCTGCCCGTCCTGTGGGTGGCGATCGTCGTCTCCATCCCCCTGGCGCTGCTCCAGGGCTACGATCTCACGACGACGGTCAAGTTCATGGCCTCCGGCCCCAAGATCGCGACGGGGCTCGAGGCCCTCGACAAGCTGCTGAGCCGCGGAGGGCTGGCCTTCATGTCCGGCTCCGTCGTCGTGGTCTTCTTCGCCTATCTCTTCGCGGGGCAGCTGGAGTACACCGGCACCTTCCGTACCCTGTGCGAGTCGCTGCGCGCGCGTTTCATCGGCAACAGCCGCGGGCGCTTCGTCATGTCCGCCTCCCTGACGGGCATCCTGACCGGGCTGGGCACCGGGAACTCCTACCTCAGCGAGATCGTCCCCGGCACCATGTACAAGGACCTCTGCGACGAGATGAACATCTCCCGGCGCGTCCTCTCCCGTACACTGGAGGACTCCGGGACCGTGGTGGTGCCCCTGATCCCCTGGTCGGCCGCGGGCATCTACATGTCCACCGTCCTGGGCGTCTCCGTCGTCGAGTACGCCCCCTGGGCCGTGCTCTGCTACGCCGGCTTTCTGACCGCGTGGTTCTACGGCTTCACCGGCATCGGCATCTGGCCGTCGGAACTGAAGAAACAGGCCTAG